The following proteins are co-located in the Sandaracinaceae bacterium genome:
- a CDS encoding histidine kinase, protein MDPRFLVIELIEKAGLVALAALVTVLVPPLRDRLLGVGRPRSFWPAVAVATALSMWGSRMGEWWLDHYFNVQGIGVLIAAVLTGARGGVITGLFGGLFYVLRVNHAEGAMAIAASALDGLTAGLVAQRGAHLFEHWRGLAVAVAVQLPKCLLLVVSAIASGAAVRYGATLYIWALELLANAAGATVFVNIARMVLAREESAVALAEARAATGRLELEALRRRLEPHFLFNALNTLRATIRRDPDHAREMVSDMADLYRYLLHHPHDAPLQSELRHAEQYLAIEGARLGSERLTLSRELPSELERARVPALLLQPLVENAVKHGVGAHAGPGTVALRAWREGMHLHLAVLEHHTGALRGTTTEGAGIALDTLREMLAKRYAEGASLTLTVSEGGSEAHVRLPLELDNQRLTPEPSASDARSPAPTP, encoded by the coding sequence ATGGATCCGCGCTTCCTCGTCATCGAGCTGATCGAGAAGGCCGGGCTGGTCGCGCTGGCCGCGCTCGTCACGGTGCTCGTCCCTCCGTTGCGCGACCGGCTGCTCGGCGTGGGTCGACCACGCAGCTTCTGGCCTGCCGTGGCCGTCGCGACCGCCCTCAGCATGTGGGGCTCACGCATGGGCGAGTGGTGGCTCGATCACTACTTCAACGTGCAGGGCATCGGCGTGCTCATCGCCGCGGTCCTCACGGGCGCGCGGGGCGGGGTCATCACGGGCCTGTTCGGAGGGCTTTTCTACGTGCTGCGCGTGAACCACGCGGAAGGGGCCATGGCCATCGCGGCGTCAGCGCTGGACGGCCTCACCGCAGGGTTGGTGGCGCAGCGCGGGGCTCACCTCTTCGAACACTGGCGGGGCTTGGCGGTGGCAGTGGCCGTGCAGCTCCCGAAGTGCTTGCTGCTGGTCGTCAGCGCGATCGCGAGCGGCGCCGCCGTGCGCTACGGCGCGACCTTGTACATCTGGGCGCTCGAGCTGCTGGCGAACGCGGCTGGAGCCACGGTGTTCGTCAACATCGCGCGAATGGTCCTCGCACGGGAGGAGAGCGCCGTGGCCCTCGCGGAGGCGCGGGCCGCGACCGGGCGCCTGGAACTCGAGGCCCTGCGTCGACGGCTGGAGCCCCACTTCCTGTTCAACGCGCTGAACACGCTGCGGGCCACCATCCGTCGCGACCCGGACCACGCGCGCGAGATGGTCAGCGACATGGCGGACCTCTACCGCTACCTGCTCCACCACCCCCATGACGCGCCGCTGCAGAGCGAGCTGCGCCACGCGGAGCAGTACCTGGCCATCGAGGGTGCTCGCCTGGGGTCAGAGCGCCTGACCCTCTCGCGGGAACTCCCGAGCGAGCTGGAGCGCGCGCGCGTGCCGGCCCTGTTGCTGCAACCGCTGGTCGAGAACGCCGTGAAACACGGAGTGGGCGCCCATGCGGGCCCGGGGACGGTCGCGCTGCGCGCGTGGCGGGAGGGGATGCACCTGCACCTCGCCGTGCTCGAGCACCACACGGGCGCGCTGCGCGGGACCACCACGGAGGGTGCCGGGATTGCGCTCGACACCTTGCGCGAGATGCTCGCGAAGCGCTACGCCGAAGGGGCCTCGCTGACGTTGACGGTGAGCGAGGGCGGCAGCGAGGCGCACGTTCGGCTGCCGCTCGAGCTCGACAACCAACGACTGACGCCCGAGCCCAGCGCGTCCGACGCCCGCTCCCCTGCACCCACACCATGA
- a CDS encoding sigma-70 family RNA polymerase sigma factor → MTTVTSLDRYRASLQHVHSLDPEAERQLAQRYCEGDQDAGRRLIEASLPFVIRIAREYRRWGVPIEDLVQQGNLGLLKATTRYDPDKGCRLITYAAYWIRAEIRDYVVRGYRIVRLGTTRTERRAMRAYRRQDVASAAALAECSGMPRARAEKLWPLLTQSDVSVDAQYEDRQSMLERMGMDVSTPEEVVAREEAIQGVRDALDGALHELTERERRIVAARMLADDPCTLEMLGHEMGVSKERVRQLEARAKKKLKVSLAAFHSAA, encoded by the coding sequence ATGACCACCGTCACCTCCCTCGATCGATACCGCGCCTCCCTGCAGCACGTCCACAGCCTGGACCCGGAAGCCGAGCGTCAGCTCGCGCAGCGCTACTGCGAAGGCGACCAGGACGCAGGCCGACGGCTGATTGAAGCGAGCCTCCCGTTCGTCATCCGCATCGCCCGCGAGTACCGCCGCTGGGGCGTGCCCATCGAAGACCTGGTGCAGCAGGGGAACCTCGGGCTGCTCAAAGCCACCACCCGCTACGACCCCGACAAGGGCTGCCGGCTGATCACCTACGCGGCCTACTGGATCCGCGCCGAGATCCGCGACTACGTCGTGCGCGGCTACCGCATCGTGCGCCTGGGGACCACCCGCACCGAGCGCCGCGCGATGCGCGCCTACCGCCGCCAGGACGTTGCCTCCGCCGCAGCGCTGGCCGAGTGCTCCGGCATGCCCCGCGCGCGGGCCGAGAAGCTGTGGCCGCTGCTGACGCAGTCGGACGTCTCGGTGGACGCGCAGTACGAGGACCGTCAGTCGATGCTGGAGCGCATGGGGATGGATGTCTCCACGCCCGAGGAAGTGGTCGCCCGCGAGGAGGCCATCCAAGGCGTGCGGGACGCGCTGGACGGGGCGCTGCACGAGCTCACCGAGCGTGAGCGGCGCATCGTGGCCGCGCGCATGCTCGCGGACGATCCATGCACGCTGGAGATGCTCGGCCACGAGATGGGCGTCAGCAAGGAGCGCGTGCGGCAGCTCGAGGCGCGCGCCAAGAAGAAGCTGAAGGTCAGCCTGGCCGCGTTCCACAGCGCCGCCTGA
- a CDS encoding TetR/AcrR family transcriptional regulator, producing MTTASKTRPRRERNREATQARILAAAEAEFALKGYDGARLRDVAARAGVHHALLHHYFGDKVGLFRAVVQNAFAGVSTRALAALRAGTSIRVLLETYVNMLVDFHAQNPNLVRLLHYASLDTSSPAFAAMEEVTREISAPVMEAVGHAVEAAQRAKVIRDDIDARRLVSLSVGAVAYVFHEDRFFSLFHGGEVRAPKSVEAHRVAALAFLSTAVFP from the coding sequence ATGACGACTGCTAGCAAGACCCGCCCGCGCCGGGAGCGTAACCGTGAAGCCACCCAAGCGCGGATCCTGGCCGCGGCCGAGGCCGAGTTCGCCCTGAAGGGTTACGACGGCGCGCGGCTCCGGGACGTGGCTGCCCGGGCGGGGGTACACCACGCGCTGCTCCACCACTACTTCGGGGACAAGGTGGGCCTCTTTCGGGCGGTCGTGCAGAACGCCTTCGCGGGGGTCTCCACGCGCGCGCTGGCCGCGTTGCGCGCGGGCACGTCCATCCGCGTGCTGCTCGAGACGTACGTCAACATGCTCGTGGACTTCCACGCGCAGAACCCGAACCTGGTGCGCCTGCTGCACTACGCCTCCCTCGACACCTCGTCACCGGCGTTCGCCGCGATGGAGGAGGTCACCCGCGAGATCAGCGCGCCCGTCATGGAGGCCGTCGGTCACGCGGTGGAGGCGGCTCAGCGCGCCAAGGTCATCCGTGACGACATCGACGCGCGGCGCCTGGTCAGCCTGTCGGTGGGCGCCGTCGCCTACGTGTTCCACGAGGACCGCTTCTTCTCGCTCTTCCACGGCGGCGAGGTGCGCGCGCCCAAGTCGGTCGAGGCCCACCGCGTCGCGGCCCTCGCGTTCCTGTCGACGGCGGTGTTCCCGTGA
- a CDS encoding protein kinase: MATPTRIGPYIVERRLATGGMAEVFVATREGTRGFKKRVALKRILPQFASDPEFVELFVAEAQLAVRVSHPHVVQVFDFGEADGALFLAMELIEGTTVHRLLNAAAAQGRVPLDVALHIVGQTAEALDFAHNLRNEQGESLHIVHRDVSPANILLTRTGHVKLTDFGIATAALRLPQTRSGQVRGKLGYMSPEQVVGQRVDSRSDVFTLATVFAELLLLAPLFRGHSDIEILLQIRDVNLTALTSSDRQIPSDVRELLVAALARLPRDRLSAGAFAHRCTEIMRQRGMAHGPSRLAALIERLPISPISSSDPDHVPGDTNLFDTSEMEMRTQVDAARAVLTSPEIYRYVDADGNVRGPYSFPKLVQLVTSGKIDARTRISKDEADFDIITRLPEFTRFVTSPALQWQLEELEQADQRGPLGVTRLVPLFFEIYAERRTGVLHLFDERRRKKIYFVQGRPEYVASTESRELLGEYLVSHEHCLRMEVEMALALLPRYGGRIGDALVGLGILRPVELFRVIASQVRWRLLEAFRWRSGEWAFVPNLRSHEETFPLGIDPLELLRDAVAAADVREVLAALLPDEERVVEPVAHPRVHRHAFSLPAAWEQVISQARGNATPRMLIERHAASGGDRDDAYRALFLALACGLVCCRAEP; the protein is encoded by the coding sequence GTGGCCACACCCACCCGCATCGGCCCCTACATCGTCGAACGGCGCCTGGCGACCGGGGGCATGGCCGAGGTGTTCGTCGCCACGCGTGAGGGCACGCGAGGCTTCAAGAAGCGCGTGGCACTCAAGCGCATCTTGCCGCAGTTCGCGAGCGACCCGGAGTTCGTGGAGCTGTTCGTGGCGGAGGCACAGCTGGCTGTGCGCGTCTCGCACCCGCACGTCGTGCAGGTGTTCGACTTCGGCGAGGCCGACGGCGCGCTCTTCCTCGCCATGGAGTTGATCGAGGGCACCACGGTGCACCGCCTGCTCAACGCCGCTGCAGCGCAGGGTCGTGTTCCATTGGACGTGGCGCTCCACATCGTCGGACAGACCGCCGAGGCGCTCGACTTCGCGCACAACCTTCGCAACGAACAGGGCGAGAGCCTGCACATCGTGCACCGCGACGTCAGCCCCGCGAACATCCTGCTCACCCGTACAGGCCACGTCAAACTCACCGATTTCGGTATCGCCACAGCGGCGCTCCGCCTGCCCCAGACCCGCTCCGGACAGGTGCGCGGCAAGCTCGGCTACATGTCCCCCGAGCAGGTCGTCGGTCAGCGCGTCGACTCGCGCAGCGACGTCTTCACCCTGGCCACGGTGTTTGCCGAGCTCTTGCTCTTGGCCCCCCTCTTTCGTGGCCACAGCGACATCGAGATCCTGCTGCAGATCCGTGACGTCAACCTGACCGCCCTGACCTCGAGCGACCGGCAGATCCCCAGTGACGTCCGCGAGCTGCTGGTCGCCGCCCTCGCGCGTCTGCCGCGCGACCGCCTCAGCGCCGGCGCCTTCGCGCACCGTTGCACGGAGATCATGCGCCAGCGAGGCATGGCCCACGGGCCCTCGCGCCTGGCCGCGCTCATCGAACGCCTCCCGATCAGCCCCATCAGCAGCAGCGACCCCGACCACGTGCCGGGCGACACCAACCTGTTCGACACCAGCGAGATGGAGATGCGCACGCAGGTGGACGCCGCGCGCGCCGTGCTCACGTCGCCCGAGATCTACCGCTACGTCGACGCCGACGGCAACGTGCGCGGCCCCTACTCGTTCCCCAAGCTCGTGCAGCTGGTCACCAGCGGCAAGATCGACGCCCGCACGCGCATCTCGAAGGACGAAGCCGACTTCGACATCATCACACGGCTGCCCGAGTTCACGCGCTTCGTGACGTCCCCCGCGCTGCAGTGGCAGCTGGAAGAGCTCGAGCAAGCCGATCAGCGTGGACCGCTGGGCGTGACGCGCCTCGTCCCGCTGTTCTTCGAGATCTACGCGGAGCGGCGCACGGGCGTGCTGCACCTGTTCGACGAGCGCCGGCGCAAGAAGATCTACTTCGTGCAAGGGCGCCCCGAGTACGTCGCCTCCACCGAGTCGCGCGAGCTGCTCGGCGAGTACCTGGTCTCGCACGAGCACTGCCTGCGCATGGAGGTGGAGATGGCCCTGGCGCTGCTCCCCCGCTATGGCGGGCGTATCGGTGACGCGTTGGTCGGGCTCGGGATCCTGCGGCCGGTGGAGCTCTTCCGCGTCATCGCCAGCCAGGTGCGCTGGCGGCTCCTCGAGGCCTTCCGTTGGCGCTCGGGCGAGTGGGCTTTCGTTCCGAACCTGCGCTCACACGAGGAGACGTTCCCCCTCGGCATCGACCCGCTCGAGCTGCTGCGCGACGCCGTGGCCGCCGCTGACGTGCGCGAGGTGCTGGCCGCGCTGCTGCCCGACGAAGAGCGCGTGGTGGAACCCGTCGCTCATCCGCGCGTCCATCGCCACGCCTTCTCCCTGCCAGCGGCATGGGAGCAGGTCATCTCGCAGGCACGCGGGAACGCCACGCCGCGCATGCTGATCGAACGCCACGCTGCGAGCGGCGGGGACCGCGACGACGCTTACCGCGCGCTCTTCCTGGCGCTCGCCTGTGGGCTCGTGTGCTGTCGCGCGGAGCCCTGA
- a CDS encoding MBL fold metallo-hydrolase, whose product MIRTTFWGVRGSIPAPGPTTVGVGGNTSCVQVTCGDTEIVFDAGTGLRMLGGELVKRMPVSVHLFISHVHWDHIQGFPFFAPAFVGGNKIHMYGASNSRGTVESAMAGQMEFPNFPVKLSDLGSELIFHHVGPGDVVHVGADVSVRAAAGTHPGGVLAYRVDYQGAAVVYATDTEHSDDEELDERLVELAHDADVFIYDSMYTPEEYDGRADGRSRVGWGHSTFEVGAAIAKAAGVKQYVLFHHDPEQDDAEVATKERRARELFPDSVAAREGLVLECG is encoded by the coding sequence ATGATCCGGACAACGTTCTGGGGGGTGCGCGGTAGCATCCCGGCGCCCGGGCCGACGACCGTGGGCGTTGGGGGCAACACCAGCTGTGTGCAGGTCACGTGCGGCGACACGGAGATCGTGTTCGACGCGGGCACCGGGCTGCGCATGCTCGGCGGAGAGCTGGTGAAGCGCATGCCAGTGTCCGTGCACCTGTTCATCAGCCACGTCCACTGGGATCACATCCAGGGGTTCCCCTTCTTCGCGCCAGCGTTCGTCGGCGGCAACAAGATCCACATGTACGGCGCATCCAACTCGCGCGGCACGGTCGAGTCCGCCATGGCCGGCCAGATGGAGTTCCCGAACTTCCCGGTGAAGCTCTCGGACCTGGGCAGCGAGCTGATCTTCCACCATGTGGGCCCCGGCGACGTCGTGCACGTGGGCGCTGATGTCTCGGTGCGGGCGGCGGCGGGCACCCACCCGGGCGGCGTGCTGGCGTACCGAGTGGACTACCAGGGCGCGGCGGTCGTGTACGCCACGGACACCGAGCACAGTGACGACGAGGAGTTGGACGAGCGACTGGTGGAGCTGGCGCACGACGCCGACGTGTTCATCTACGACAGCATGTACACGCCCGAGGAGTACGACGGGCGCGCGGATGGACGCTCCCGGGTGGGTTGGGGGCACAGCACGTTCGAGGTGGGCGCCGCCATCGCGAAGGCCGCCGGGGTGAAGCAGTACGTGCTGTTCCACCACGATCCAGAGCAGGACGACGCCGAGGTCGCTACGAAGGAGCGCCGCGCACGCGAGCTGTTTCCCGACTCGGTGGCAGCCCGCGAGGGCCTCGTTCTCGAGTGCGGCTGA
- a CDS encoding response regulator transcription factor gives MTREPHDTEAPVAPAPLRALVVDDEPLARDELIFLLEQCGDVEVVEQAEDAPDALRKLSATRADVAFVDLRMPGPDGIALTEAIKAQRPEVAVVIVSAHDDAALRAFDARALDYLLKPVRLERLRATLSRLRETVYAAPKLAPGGPTEREPLTRLAVRRRGAYVIVDVSDIVFFETRDELVWAVTADDRYALDLTLARLEEQLDPESYFRSHRGALVRLDRIESIEPKGQGLYELVMEHPDAPRVALARDRAKHLRERIPFAG, from the coding sequence ATGACCCGCGAACCCCACGACACCGAGGCCCCTGTCGCCCCCGCCCCGCTGCGTGCCCTGGTAGTGGACGACGAGCCGCTCGCGCGCGACGAGCTCATCTTCTTGCTGGAGCAGTGCGGTGACGTCGAGGTCGTCGAACAAGCGGAGGACGCTCCGGACGCGCTGCGGAAGCTCTCGGCGACACGCGCGGACGTCGCGTTCGTGGACCTGCGCATGCCGGGTCCGGACGGCATCGCCCTGACGGAGGCCATCAAGGCGCAGCGGCCCGAGGTCGCGGTCGTGATCGTCTCCGCCCACGACGACGCCGCCCTGCGCGCCTTCGATGCTCGCGCGCTGGACTACCTGCTCAAGCCGGTGCGACTCGAGCGTCTGCGCGCCACCCTCTCACGGCTCCGCGAGACAGTCTACGCGGCGCCGAAGCTCGCGCCCGGCGGACCGACGGAGCGCGAGCCCCTGACGCGCCTCGCCGTGCGCAGGCGCGGCGCCTACGTCATCGTGGACGTGAGCGACATCGTGTTCTTCGAGACGCGCGACGAGTTGGTCTGGGCCGTCACGGCGGACGACCGCTACGCCTTGGACCTGACGCTCGCGCGCTTGGAGGAGCAGCTGGACCCCGAGTCCTACTTCCGGTCGCATCGCGGCGCGCTCGTGCGGCTCGACCGCATCGAGAGCATCGAGCCGAAGGGACAGGGCTTGTACGAGCTGGTCATGGAGCACCCGGACGCGCCCCGCGTCGCGCTAGCTCGGGACCGCGCCAAGCACCTGCGCGAACGCATTCCATTCGCGGGCTGA